One window from the genome of Oryza glaberrima chromosome 3, OglaRS2, whole genome shotgun sequence encodes:
- the LOC127766626 gene encoding protein SEMI-ROLLED LEAF 2 isoform X1 encodes MGFMSAKLFPSCESMCVCCPALRPSSRRPVKRYKKLLAEIFPKTPDGLPNERKIMKLCEYAAKNPLRIPKIAKFLELRSHKELRSAHVNFIKIITEAYSKLLFICKEQMAYFAISLVNVLTELLESKQENIHILGCQTLAKFIYSQVDNTYARNIESLVRKVCVLSRQQGVEHSLLRAASLQCLSAMIWFMKEHSYIFADFDEIVQSVLENYRVEESAAGDEERHAPQHNWVDEIVRREGRAGLGGGNDVNCNSTAIRLRSARDSSALTREERESPEVWAHICVQKLAELAKESTTMRRILDPMLSYFDKKKQWAPRQGLALLVLSDMSYLEKSSGNEQLILTSVIRHLDHKNVLYDPQIKSDMIQTATLLARQLRSRGIAAELVVAGDLCRHLRKTLEAMESASIEELNLNESLQNFLQDCLLEVVTGINDVRPLYDMMAITLENLPSMLVVARASIGSLLILSHIISLTSMSSNAPMQLFPEALLQQILKSMVHPDVDTRVGAHHMFSAVIVRGPSRQRSESDFLYETKKWQSRTTSVFASATALLEKLRREKESLGSDKTGNMDDEKEKSISEEENKHVWARKNSAYFSKLVFSFTDRYAALTSSAEEANIVMLTEDQTNQLLSAFWVQANQTDNTPFNYEAIGHSYSLTAISSRLKDSRNSNNIQFFQLPLSLRSVSLTSNGVLSPSCQRSIFTLATSMLAFAGKVCHITELVDVLRCFTSCNMDPYLRIGEDLQLYVRLQSDLGNYGSDSDQEIARSVLSDCRTKVGINDQRVLDVVACALCNLTEMDKDVLVKELTEMFTPEEVPLFGSNSAFDWANFHVQAFSDESLSFDEECSRTSSVDGGLHESPITNTGSSISKTTMPQSVPRVLGVGQLLESALHVAGQVAGASVSTSPLPYGTMTSQCEALGSGTRKKLSSWLVNGHDSTPDNPAPSLPSAQHFIIPKVNSCGFESSIRTTSEPCSAVKLPPASPFDNFLKAAYRAQ; translated from the exons ATGGGTTTCATGTCGGCGAAGCTCTTTCCTTCGTGTGAGAGTATGTGCGTGTGCTGTCCAGCTCTGCGCCCAAGCTCGCGGCGCCCTGTCAAGCGTTACAAGAAACTGCTTGCCGAGATATTCCCCAAGACGCCT GATGGCCTTCCAAATGAGAGGAAAATCATGAAGTTATGTGAATATGCAGCGAAGAATCCCCTGCGCATTCCTAAG ATTGCCAAGTTTCTGGAACTGAGGAGTCACAAGGAGCTACGTTCTGCTCATGTGaactttatcaaaattatcACTGAGGCATACAGCAAGCTACTCTTCATTTGCAAGGAGCAAAT GGCATATTTTGCCATTAGCCTGGTGAATGTTCTTACTGAGCTCCTGGAAAGCAAGCAAGAGAACATTCATATTCTTGGATGCCAAACTTTGGCGAAGTTTATTTATAGCCAG GTGGATAACACGTATGCACGGAATATTGAAAGCTTGGTTCGCAAAGTATGTGTGCTCTCACGGCAACAGGGAGTGGAGCACAGTCTTCTCCGGGCAGCAAGCCTTCAGTGCTTATCAGCAATG ATCTGGTTCATGAAGGAGCATTCGTACATATTTGCGGATTTTGATGAG ATTGTGCAGTCAGTCTTGGAGAATTATAGAGTGGAAGAATCTGCTGCTGGTGACGAAGAAAGACATGCACCGCAGCATAATTGGGTTGATGAAATAGTAAGACGTGAGGGGAGAGCTGGCTTAGGTGGTGGTAATGATGTAAATTGCAACAGTACAGCTATTAGACTGCGATCAGCTAGGGATTCTTCGGCCCTGACCAG GGAGGAGCGTGAATCTCCAGAAGTATGGGCACACATTTGTGTTCAGAAGCTTGCTGAGCTGGCCAAAGAGAGTACAACAATGCGACGCATCCTAGATCCAATGCTTTCTTACTTCGATAAAAAGAAGCAATGGGCTCCTCGACAGGGATTAGCTTTGCTTGTTTTGTCTGATATGTCTTATCTTGAAAAAAGTTCAG GCAACGAACAATTGATTTTGACTTCTGTCATCCGGCACCTCGACCACAAAAATGTTTTGTATGATCCTCAGATTAAATCTGATATGATCCAGACAGCTACTTTATTGGCACGGCAGCTACGGTCACGAGGAATTGCTGCTGAGCTTGTAGTAGCAGGTGACTTGTGCAGACACTTGAGGAAAACACTAGAGGCCATGGAGTCAGCCAGTATTGAAGAGCTGAACTTGAATGAatcacttcaaaatttcttgCAGGACTGTCTTCTAGAAGTTGTCACAGGA ATTAATGATGTGCGGCCGCTCTATGACATGATGGCAATTACACTGGAGAATTTGCCTTCTATGCTTGTGGTTGCCAGAGCATCGATTGGAAGTTTGCTGATCCTTTCGCACATAATCTCCTTGACATCAATGTCTTCAAACGCTCCTATG CAGCTGTTTCCAGAAGCACTCCTCCAGCAGATACTGAAGTCCATGGTACATCCAGATGTTGACACTCGTGTGGGGGCACACCACATGTTTTCTGCTGTTATTGTTCGAGGACCAAGCCGTCAGAGGAGTGAATCAGACTTTCtatatgaaacaaaaaaatggcAGTCTCGGACTACATCAGTATTTGCTTCAGCTACTGCTCTACTTGAGAAGttaaggagagaaaaagaaagtttAGGTTCTGATAAGACAGGAAACATGGATGATGAGAAGGAAAAAAGCATAAGTGAAGAGGAAAATAAACATGTTTGGGCACGTAAAAACTCGGCTTATTTTTCAAAGCTGGTTTTCTCTTTCACTGATCGATATGCAGCACTAACTAGTTCTGCAGAG GAGGCTAATATTGTCATGCTAACTGAAGATCAAACAAATCAATTGCTCTCCGCGTTTTGGGTACAGGCAAATCAGACAGATAACACTCCTTTTAATTATGAGGCGATTGGTCACTCGTACAGCCTCACGGCTATTTCTTCTCGCCTTAAG GATTCAAGGAACAGTAATAACATTCAGTTTTTTCAGTTGCCGCTGTCCCTTCGTAGTGTTTCCTTAACCTCAAATG GAGTCCTTTCCCCTTCTTGCCAGCGGTCTATTTTTACCTTGGCAACAAGCATGCTAGCTTTTGCTGGGAAAGTCTGTCACATTACTGAATTGGTTGATGTACTGAGGTGCTTTACATCTTGCAAT ATGGATCCTTATCTAAGAATTGGTGAAGACTTGCAACTCTATGTAAGGTTGCAATCTGATCTAGGTAACTATGGTTCTGATAGCGATCAAGAAATCGCTAGATCTGTACTTTCTGACTGCAGGACAAAAGTGGGGATTAATGATCAGCGAGTACTTGATGTAGTTGCTTGTGCACTGTGTAATTTAACTGAG ATGGACAAGGATGTACTGGTGAAGGAGCTCACAGAAATGTTTACACCTGAAGAGGTGCCCTTGTTTGGGTCAAATTCAGCATTTGACTGGGCCAATTTTCATGTTCAGGCATTTTCTGATGAATCCCTTTCTTTTGATGAG GAGTGTTCAAGAACCTCTTCAGTAGATGGTGGGTTGCATGAGTCACCAATTACAAACACCGGTAGCTCGATATCAAAGACTACGATGCCACAATCTGTTCCTCGTGTCTTAGGTGTTGGCCAGTTGCTTGAATCG GCGTTACATGTAGCCGGGCAAGTTGCGGGAGCATCTGTTTCGACCTCCCCGCTCCCATACGGCACAATGACCAGTCAATGCGAAGCCTTGGGATCAGGCACTAGGAAGAAGCTCTCAAGCTGGCTTGTCAATGGTCATGACTCTACGCCAGACAATCCTGCTCCAAGCCTTCCATCTGCGCAGCATTTCATCATTCCTAAA GTAAATTCATGCGGTTTCGAGAGCAGCATCCGGACGACATCCGAGCCTTGCTCGGCAGTGAAGCTCCCACCCGCCAGCCCCTTCGACAACTTCCTGAAGGCTGCATATCGTGCCCAGTAG
- the LOC127766626 gene encoding protein SEMI-ROLLED LEAF 2 isoform X2, with protein sequence MGFMSAKLFPSCESMCVCCPALRPSSRRPVKRYKKLLAEIFPKTPDGLPNERKIMKLCEYAAKNPLRIPKIAKFLELRSHKELRSAHVNFIKIITEAYSKLLFICKEQMAYFAISLVNVLTELLESKQENIHILGCQTLAKFIYSQVDNTYARNIESLVRKVCVLSRQQGVEHSLLRAASLQCLSAMIWFMKEHSYIFADFDEIVQSVLENYRVEESAAGDEERHAPQHNWVDEIVRREGRAGLGGGNDVNCNSTAIRLRSARDSSALTREERESPEVWAHICVQKLAELAKESTTMRRILDPMLSYFDKKKQWAPRQGLALLVLSDMSYLEKSSGNEQLILTSVIRHLDHKNVLYDPQIKSDMIQTATLLARQLRSRGIAAELVVAGDLCRHLRKTLEAMESASIEELNLNESLQNFLQDCLLEVVTGINDVRPLYDMMAITLENLPSMLVVARASIGSLLILSHIISLTSMSSNAPMLFPEALLQQILKSMVHPDVDTRVGAHHMFSAVIVRGPSRQRSESDFLYETKKWQSRTTSVFASATALLEKLRREKESLGSDKTGNMDDEKEKSISEEENKHVWARKNSAYFSKLVFSFTDRYAALTSSAEEANIVMLTEDQTNQLLSAFWVQANQTDNTPFNYEAIGHSYSLTAISSRLKDSRNSNNIQFFQLPLSLRSVSLTSNGVLSPSCQRSIFTLATSMLAFAGKVCHITELVDVLRCFTSCNMDPYLRIGEDLQLYVRLQSDLGNYGSDSDQEIARSVLSDCRTKVGINDQRVLDVVACALCNLTEMDKDVLVKELTEMFTPEEVPLFGSNSAFDWANFHVQAFSDESLSFDEECSRTSSVDGGLHESPITNTGSSISKTTMPQSVPRVLGVGQLLESALHVAGQVAGASVSTSPLPYGTMTSQCEALGSGTRKKLSSWLVNGHDSTPDNPAPSLPSAQHFIIPKVNSCGFESSIRTTSEPCSAVKLPPASPFDNFLKAAYRAQ encoded by the exons ATGGGTTTCATGTCGGCGAAGCTCTTTCCTTCGTGTGAGAGTATGTGCGTGTGCTGTCCAGCTCTGCGCCCAAGCTCGCGGCGCCCTGTCAAGCGTTACAAGAAACTGCTTGCCGAGATATTCCCCAAGACGCCT GATGGCCTTCCAAATGAGAGGAAAATCATGAAGTTATGTGAATATGCAGCGAAGAATCCCCTGCGCATTCCTAAG ATTGCCAAGTTTCTGGAACTGAGGAGTCACAAGGAGCTACGTTCTGCTCATGTGaactttatcaaaattatcACTGAGGCATACAGCAAGCTACTCTTCATTTGCAAGGAGCAAAT GGCATATTTTGCCATTAGCCTGGTGAATGTTCTTACTGAGCTCCTGGAAAGCAAGCAAGAGAACATTCATATTCTTGGATGCCAAACTTTGGCGAAGTTTATTTATAGCCAG GTGGATAACACGTATGCACGGAATATTGAAAGCTTGGTTCGCAAAGTATGTGTGCTCTCACGGCAACAGGGAGTGGAGCACAGTCTTCTCCGGGCAGCAAGCCTTCAGTGCTTATCAGCAATG ATCTGGTTCATGAAGGAGCATTCGTACATATTTGCGGATTTTGATGAG ATTGTGCAGTCAGTCTTGGAGAATTATAGAGTGGAAGAATCTGCTGCTGGTGACGAAGAAAGACATGCACCGCAGCATAATTGGGTTGATGAAATAGTAAGACGTGAGGGGAGAGCTGGCTTAGGTGGTGGTAATGATGTAAATTGCAACAGTACAGCTATTAGACTGCGATCAGCTAGGGATTCTTCGGCCCTGACCAG GGAGGAGCGTGAATCTCCAGAAGTATGGGCACACATTTGTGTTCAGAAGCTTGCTGAGCTGGCCAAAGAGAGTACAACAATGCGACGCATCCTAGATCCAATGCTTTCTTACTTCGATAAAAAGAAGCAATGGGCTCCTCGACAGGGATTAGCTTTGCTTGTTTTGTCTGATATGTCTTATCTTGAAAAAAGTTCAG GCAACGAACAATTGATTTTGACTTCTGTCATCCGGCACCTCGACCACAAAAATGTTTTGTATGATCCTCAGATTAAATCTGATATGATCCAGACAGCTACTTTATTGGCACGGCAGCTACGGTCACGAGGAATTGCTGCTGAGCTTGTAGTAGCAGGTGACTTGTGCAGACACTTGAGGAAAACACTAGAGGCCATGGAGTCAGCCAGTATTGAAGAGCTGAACTTGAATGAatcacttcaaaatttcttgCAGGACTGTCTTCTAGAAGTTGTCACAGGA ATTAATGATGTGCGGCCGCTCTATGACATGATGGCAATTACACTGGAGAATTTGCCTTCTATGCTTGTGGTTGCCAGAGCATCGATTGGAAGTTTGCTGATCCTTTCGCACATAATCTCCTTGACATCAATGTCTTCAAACGCTCCTATG CTGTTTCCAGAAGCACTCCTCCAGCAGATACTGAAGTCCATGGTACATCCAGATGTTGACACTCGTGTGGGGGCACACCACATGTTTTCTGCTGTTATTGTTCGAGGACCAAGCCGTCAGAGGAGTGAATCAGACTTTCtatatgaaacaaaaaaatggcAGTCTCGGACTACATCAGTATTTGCTTCAGCTACTGCTCTACTTGAGAAGttaaggagagaaaaagaaagtttAGGTTCTGATAAGACAGGAAACATGGATGATGAGAAGGAAAAAAGCATAAGTGAAGAGGAAAATAAACATGTTTGGGCACGTAAAAACTCGGCTTATTTTTCAAAGCTGGTTTTCTCTTTCACTGATCGATATGCAGCACTAACTAGTTCTGCAGAG GAGGCTAATATTGTCATGCTAACTGAAGATCAAACAAATCAATTGCTCTCCGCGTTTTGGGTACAGGCAAATCAGACAGATAACACTCCTTTTAATTATGAGGCGATTGGTCACTCGTACAGCCTCACGGCTATTTCTTCTCGCCTTAAG GATTCAAGGAACAGTAATAACATTCAGTTTTTTCAGTTGCCGCTGTCCCTTCGTAGTGTTTCCTTAACCTCAAATG GAGTCCTTTCCCCTTCTTGCCAGCGGTCTATTTTTACCTTGGCAACAAGCATGCTAGCTTTTGCTGGGAAAGTCTGTCACATTACTGAATTGGTTGATGTACTGAGGTGCTTTACATCTTGCAAT ATGGATCCTTATCTAAGAATTGGTGAAGACTTGCAACTCTATGTAAGGTTGCAATCTGATCTAGGTAACTATGGTTCTGATAGCGATCAAGAAATCGCTAGATCTGTACTTTCTGACTGCAGGACAAAAGTGGGGATTAATGATCAGCGAGTACTTGATGTAGTTGCTTGTGCACTGTGTAATTTAACTGAG ATGGACAAGGATGTACTGGTGAAGGAGCTCACAGAAATGTTTACACCTGAAGAGGTGCCCTTGTTTGGGTCAAATTCAGCATTTGACTGGGCCAATTTTCATGTTCAGGCATTTTCTGATGAATCCCTTTCTTTTGATGAG GAGTGTTCAAGAACCTCTTCAGTAGATGGTGGGTTGCATGAGTCACCAATTACAAACACCGGTAGCTCGATATCAAAGACTACGATGCCACAATCTGTTCCTCGTGTCTTAGGTGTTGGCCAGTTGCTTGAATCG GCGTTACATGTAGCCGGGCAAGTTGCGGGAGCATCTGTTTCGACCTCCCCGCTCCCATACGGCACAATGACCAGTCAATGCGAAGCCTTGGGATCAGGCACTAGGAAGAAGCTCTCAAGCTGGCTTGTCAATGGTCATGACTCTACGCCAGACAATCCTGCTCCAAGCCTTCCATCTGCGCAGCATTTCATCATTCCTAAA GTAAATTCATGCGGTTTCGAGAGCAGCATCCGGACGACATCCGAGCCTTGCTCGGCAGTGAAGCTCCCACCCGCCAGCCCCTTCGACAACTTCCTGAAGGCTGCATATCGTGCCCAGTAG